A genome region from Eretmochelys imbricata isolate rEreImb1 chromosome 8, rEreImb1.hap1, whole genome shotgun sequence includes the following:
- the MYOZ3 gene encoding myozenin-3, with amino-acid sequence MFPIMHSDHIQERKRQAIAIVREMAEDVPQLDLGKKVSIPQDLMVEELSLQTNRGSQLFQQRQKRVQKFILEHPTGYRASSSKMAAGGSHGMAEGDLAGRPDAWLSAEGQKNYRTELHVAAAGQGTPPKVPKKTNKVIQMSKALNPEALAPGYSGPLKEVPPEKFNFTAIPKSYCSPWQEFLFSEDYRVESKSQLPELSRKPSHFELRSFNRTPTPFGGVLLNDMFTVPGLEMTAQTDTPNSLELVWNRPSFNRAPQGWVRILPETEEL; translated from the exons ATGTTCCCAATCATGCATTCGGACCACATCCAAGAGAGAAAAAGGCAGGCAATTGCCATCGTGAGGGAGATGGCGGAAGATG TCCCCCAGCTGGACCTGGGGAAGAAGGTCAGCATCCCCCAGGATCTGATGGTGGAAGAGCTGTCTTTGCAGACAAACAGGGGGTCCCAGCTGTTCCAACAGAGGCAGAAGCGGGTGCAGAAGTTCATCTTGGAGCATCCTACTGGCTACAGAGCC AGCTCGAGCAAGATGGCAGCAGGTGGCTCACACGGCATGGCTGAGGGGGACCTGGCAGGAAGACCCGACGCATGGCTG TCTGCCGAGGGCCAGAAGAACTATCGCACTGAGCTTCACGTGGCAGCAGCAGGCCAGGGTACCCCTCCCAAAGTGCCCAAGAAGACAAACAAAGTCATACAAATGAGTAAAGCCCTCAATCCCGAGGCCCTGGCCCCAG GCTACTCTGGACCGCTGAAAGAAGTCCCACCAGAGAAGTTCAACTTCACTGCCATCCCCAAGAGCTACTGTTCCCCTTGGCAGGAATTCCTCTTCAGTGAGGACTATCGGGTGGAGAGCAAGAGCCAGCTGCCTGAACTGTCCAGGAAACCCAGCCACTTCGAGTTGAGGAGCTTCAACAG GACTCCTACCCCATTTGGTGGAGTGCTACTCAATGACATGTTCACTGTGCCTGGGTTGGAGATGACGGCTCAGACAGACACCCCGAACAGCTTGGAGCTCGTCTGGAATAGACCCAGCTTTAACAGAGCACCCCAGGGCTGGGTACGGATTTTACCAGAGACAGAAGAGCTGTAA